From a single Pseudoalteromonas nigrifaciens genomic region:
- the infB gene encoding translation initiation factor IF-2 has product MAEVNVEKLAGDIGTTVDKLLQQFSQAGITKQAGESVTEAEKATLLDHLSKQHGGTGSDGPARMTLQRKSKSTLSVTGSTGKAKSVQVEVRKTRTYVKKSAMEQEQEELRLAAEEKLRLEEQQKAAQEAAELKAKQEAERKAKEDADRKAKEEAKRKADAERKAKQKQMTPEQSAKSEKDRIEAERLQKEAEEAALKKAEEEAKRQAEEARKLAEENSARWKKEEEERKKREETSDHHLTTSTYAREAEDVADARDEQGTRRAKKKKKAPAKDKFAASKGRNKGKLKAPTSLQHGFTKPTADVKNEVRISETITVAELASRMAVKGAEVVKTMMKMGDMVTINQVIDQEAAQLVAEEMGHKVIIVKENELEQKVLNDRHEDGKSEPRAPVVTVMGHVDHGKTSTLDYIRSAKVASGEAGGITQHIGAYHVDVNGNMITFLDTPGHAAFTSMRARGAQATDIVILVVAADDGVMPQTKEAVQHARAAGVPLIIAVNKMDKEGVDPDRVKNELAQLDVIPEEWGGDTQYVHISAKTGLGIDELLEAVLNQSELLELTAPTVGMAAGVVIESRLDKGRGPVASILVQSGTLNQGDIVLCGLEYGRIRAMRDENGKDIKSAGPSIPVEILGLSGIPAAGDEATVVKDERKAREVALYRQGKFRDVKLARQQKAKLENMFSHMTEGDVSEVNVVLKADVQGSIEAISDSLTKLSTDEVKVKIVGSGVGGITETDATLAAASNAIVVGFNVRADASARKVIESENLDLRYYSVIYSLIDEVKQAMSGMLAPEFKQEIIGLAQVRDVFKSPKIGAIAGCMVTEGVIKRSAPIRVLRDNVVIYEGELESLRRFKDDVADVRNGMECGIGVKNYNDVRVGDQIEVFETVEIQRTL; this is encoded by the coding sequence ATGGCAGAAGTAAATGTTGAAAAACTAGCCGGTGATATAGGTACAACTGTTGATAAATTGCTACAGCAGTTTTCACAAGCAGGTATCACTAAGCAAGCAGGCGAAAGCGTAACCGAAGCTGAAAAAGCGACGTTACTTGATCACTTAAGCAAGCAGCATGGCGGCACAGGTTCAGATGGCCCAGCGCGTATGACATTGCAACGTAAGAGCAAAAGCACATTAAGTGTGACTGGCTCAACGGGCAAAGCAAAGTCTGTTCAAGTTGAAGTTCGCAAAACACGTACCTACGTGAAGAAAAGCGCAATGGAGCAAGAGCAAGAAGAGCTACGCCTAGCCGCTGAAGAAAAACTGCGCCTTGAAGAGCAGCAAAAAGCTGCACAAGAAGCCGCAGAATTGAAAGCGAAACAAGAGGCAGAACGTAAAGCGAAAGAAGACGCTGATCGTAAAGCTAAAGAAGAAGCTAAACGCAAAGCTGATGCAGAGCGTAAAGCGAAACAAAAGCAGATGACCCCAGAGCAAAGTGCTAAGTCTGAGAAAGATCGCATCGAAGCTGAGCGTCTGCAAAAAGAAGCAGAAGAGGCCGCATTGAAGAAAGCTGAAGAAGAAGCGAAACGTCAAGCAGAAGAAGCAAGAAAGCTAGCTGAAGAGAACTCAGCACGCTGGAAGAAAGAGGAAGAAGAGCGTAAGAAGCGTGAAGAAACATCTGATCACCACCTTACAACTTCTACTTACGCACGTGAAGCAGAAGATGTTGCTGATGCTCGTGATGAGCAAGGCACACGCCGTGCGAAGAAAAAGAAAAAAGCGCCAGCAAAAGATAAATTTGCAGCGTCTAAAGGCCGTAATAAAGGCAAGTTAAAAGCACCTACATCGCTACAGCATGGTTTTACAAAACCAACTGCTGATGTTAAAAATGAAGTGCGTATTAGCGAAACAATTACAGTTGCAGAGCTTGCGTCACGCATGGCTGTTAAAGGCGCTGAAGTTGTAAAAACAATGATGAAAATGGGCGACATGGTTACTATTAACCAAGTGATTGACCAAGAAGCTGCACAACTTGTTGCAGAAGAAATGGGCCACAAAGTTATCATTGTTAAAGAAAACGAATTAGAGCAAAAAGTACTAAACGATCGCCATGAAGATGGTAAGTCTGAGCCACGTGCACCAGTTGTAACTGTTATGGGTCACGTTGACCATGGTAAAACATCTACACTTGATTACATTCGTTCAGCTAAAGTAGCCTCAGGCGAAGCCGGTGGTATTACACAGCACATTGGTGCATACCATGTTGATGTTAATGGCAACATGATCACTTTCTTAGATACTCCGGGTCACGCCGCATTTACTTCAATGCGTGCTCGTGGTGCTCAAGCGACTGATATCGTAATCCTAGTGGTTGCAGCAGATGATGGTGTTATGCCGCAAACTAAAGAAGCTGTACAGCATGCGCGTGCTGCTGGCGTTCCTTTAATCATTGCTGTAAACAAAATGGATAAAGAAGGCGTAGACCCAGATCGTGTTAAGAACGAGCTAGCTCAGCTTGACGTTATTCCAGAAGAATGGGGCGGCGATACGCAGTACGTTCATATCTCAGCTAAAACAGGTTTAGGTATTGATGAGCTTTTAGAAGCGGTATTAAACCAATCTGAACTACTAGAACTTACGGCTCCAACTGTTGGTATGGCTGCAGGTGTTGTTATTGAATCACGCTTAGATAAAGGCCGTGGTCCAGTTGCATCGATACTTGTTCAATCGGGTACGCTTAACCAAGGTGACATTGTATTATGTGGTCTTGAGTATGGTCGTATTCGTGCAATGCGCGATGAAAACGGAAAAGACATTAAGTCTGCGGGTCCTTCTATTCCTGTAGAAATTTTAGGTCTTTCTGGTATTCCGGCTGCAGGCGACGAAGCAACTGTAGTTAAAGATGAGCGTAAAGCGCGTGAAGTTGCTTTATATCGTCAAGGTAAATTCCGTGATGTTAAACTAGCGCGTCAACAAAAAGCTAAGCTTGAAAACATGTTTAGTCATATGACTGAAGGCGATGTGTCTGAAGTTAACGTGGTACTTAAAGCTGACGTTCAAGGTTCAATCGAAGCAATTTCTGATTCACTAACTAAACTCTCTACTGATGAAGTGAAAGTGAAGATAGTAGGTTCAGGTGTTGGTGGTATTACCGAAACTGATGCAACACTTGCAGCAGCGTCTAACGCTATTGTGGTTGGCTTTAACGTTCGTGCTGATGCTTCTGCTCGTAAAGTAATTGAGTCTGAAAACTTAGACTTGCGTTACTACAGCGTAATCTACAGCTTGATTGACGAAGTTAAACAAGCAATGTCGGGTATGTTGGCACCAGAATTTAAGCAAGAGATTATTGGTCTTGCTCAGGTTCGTGACGTGTTTAAGTCTCCAAAAATTGGCGCAATTGCTGGTTGTATGGTTACTGAAGGTGTTATTAAACGTAGCGCTCCAATTCGTGTACTTCGTGATAACGTGGTTATCTACGAAGGTGAACTTGAGTCACTTCGTCGCTTTAAAGACGATGTTGCTGATGTTCGTAACGGCATGGAATGTGGTATCGGCGTTAAGAACTACAATGACGTTCGTGTTGGCGACCAAATTGAAGTATTTGAAACAGTTGAAATACAACGTACTCTTTAA
- the truB gene encoding tRNA pseudouridine(55) synthase TruB — protein MAKRSKGRPVDGILLLNKPIGISSNKALQQTKGVYFAQKAGHTGALDPLATGMLPICFGEATKFTQFLLDTDKTYVVRAKLGERTTTSDSDGEIVSTKDVNVTREQLIKEIAAFVGESDQYPSMYSALKYQGRPLYKYAREGIEVPRKCRKINVFSLTFDEFDEVNNVIQMTAHVSKGTYIRTIVDDLGEKLGCGAHVIMLHRTAVGQYPAEKMVSLDEIEALLAKAKDEEVAPSTYLDALLLPLDTALVDLPVVEISKEQGSIFSHGQAIDLDIDLPEGVIKVVADGIFIGTGERNASGHLKVKRGLASQQDDYVKPE, from the coding sequence ATGGCAAAGCGCAGTAAAGGCCGTCCAGTTGACGGTATTTTGTTGTTAAACAAACCAATTGGCATTTCATCAAATAAAGCACTACAGCAAACAAAAGGTGTGTACTTTGCACAAAAGGCGGGGCACACAGGTGCGCTAGATCCATTGGCAACCGGTATGCTGCCTATTTGCTTTGGTGAGGCAACCAAGTTTACACAGTTTTTACTCGATACAGACAAAACCTATGTGGTACGCGCTAAATTAGGCGAGAGAACAACGACATCAGATTCTGATGGTGAAATTGTTAGCACTAAAGATGTAAATGTAACGCGTGAACAACTGATTAAAGAAATTGCCGCTTTTGTTGGTGAGTCAGATCAGTACCCGTCAATGTACTCGGCGCTTAAGTATCAAGGTAGGCCTTTATATAAGTATGCACGCGAGGGTATTGAAGTACCACGTAAATGCAGAAAAATAAACGTGTTTAGCTTAACGTTTGACGAATTTGATGAAGTGAATAACGTAATACAAATGACGGCGCATGTATCTAAAGGCACCTACATTCGTACTATTGTTGACGACTTAGGTGAAAAGCTAGGTTGTGGCGCACACGTTATTATGCTGCACCGCACTGCGGTTGGTCAATATCCTGCAGAAAAAATGGTGTCGCTAGATGAAATTGAAGCGTTATTAGCAAAAGCTAAAGACGAAGAAGTTGCACCTTCTACTTATTTAGACGCGTTGTTATTGCCACTCGATACAGCTTTAGTTGATTTACCGGTTGTTGAGATAAGTAAAGAGCAGGGCAGTATTTTTAGTCACGGCCAAGCAATAGACCTTGATATAGATTTGCCTGAAGGCGTAATTAAGGTTGTAGCTGACGGTATTTTTATTGGTACAGGCGAGCGTAATGCCAGCGGCCATTTAAAAGTTAAACGTGGCTTGGCCAGCCAACAAGATGATTATGTAAAACCCGAATAA
- the nusA gene encoding transcription termination factor NusA, whose amino-acid sequence MAKEILLVAEAVSNEKAVPKEKIFEALEFALATATKKKHGGDIDVRVAIDRKTGDYDTYRRWQIAAVLEDGSLENPYSEITLEAAQVEEPDLQMGDFVEEQIDSIKFDRITTQMAKQVIVQKVREAERALVVEEYKSKEGELVTGVVKKATRDAIVLDLGNNAEAVIYRDDMLPRENFRPGDRIRGLLYEVKPEARGAQLFVTRSKPEMLMELFRIEVPEIGEEMIELRAAARDPGSRAKIAVKSNDKRIDPIGACVGMRGARVQAVSSELGGERVDIVLYDDNPAQFVINAMAPAEVASIVMDEDTHSMDIAVEADNLAQAIGRNGQNVRLASQLTGWELNVMTVEDMRSKNEAESDKLLNLFTENLDIDDEFASLLINEGFSSLEEVAYVPASEFLEIDGLDEEMVDLLRSRAKDALTTKALKTEESLDGAEPAEDLLTLEGLERHLAFVMASKGVITLEDLAEQGIDELVDITELSPEKAGELIMAARNICWFADE is encoded by the coding sequence ATGGCAAAAGAGATATTATTGGTTGCTGAAGCCGTCTCCAATGAGAAAGCGGTTCCAAAAGAAAAGATTTTTGAAGCTTTAGAGTTCGCTCTAGCAACAGCAACAAAGAAAAAGCACGGTGGTGACATCGACGTACGTGTAGCAATTGACCGTAAAACAGGTGACTACGATACTTACCGTCGCTGGCAGATTGCTGCAGTATTAGAAGATGGGTCTTTAGAGAACCCATACAGCGAAATTACCCTAGAAGCAGCGCAAGTTGAAGAACCTGACTTGCAAATGGGTGACTTCGTTGAAGAGCAAATTGACTCAATTAAATTTGACCGTATTACAACCCAAATGGCTAAGCAAGTTATCGTACAAAAAGTACGTGAAGCTGAGCGTGCTTTAGTTGTAGAAGAATACAAAAGTAAAGAAGGTGAGTTAGTAACGGGTGTAGTTAAAAAAGCCACTCGTGACGCGATCGTTCTTGATTTAGGTAATAATGCTGAAGCGGTAATTTACCGTGACGACATGCTACCGCGTGAAAACTTCCGCCCAGGCGATCGTATTCGTGGTCTTCTATACGAAGTTAAGCCAGAAGCACGTGGCGCACAATTATTTGTAACGCGTTCTAAACCAGAAATGCTAATGGAATTGTTCCGCATTGAGGTGCCAGAAATCGGCGAAGAAATGATTGAATTACGTGCCGCTGCACGTGACCCAGGTTCGCGTGCTAAAATTGCGGTTAAGTCTAACGACAAACGTATTGACCCAATTGGTGCTTGTGTAGGTATGCGTGGCGCACGTGTTCAAGCTGTATCGTCAGAACTTGGCGGTGAACGCGTTGATATCGTACTTTACGATGACAACCCAGCACAATTTGTTATTAACGCAATGGCACCTGCAGAAGTAGCTTCAATCGTAATGGATGAAGATACACACTCAATGGATATCGCTGTAGAAGCTGATAACCTAGCACAAGCAATTGGTCGTAATGGTCAAAACGTTCGTTTAGCTAGCCAATTAACTGGCTGGGAACTAAACGTAATGACTGTTGAAGACATGCGTAGCAAAAATGAAGCTGAGTCAGATAAGTTACTTAACTTATTTACTGAAAATTTAGATATTGATGATGAATTTGCTTCATTATTAATTAACGAAGGTTTCTCGTCACTTGAAGAAGTTGCGTATGTACCGGCATCTGAATTTTTAGAAATTGATGGCTTAGACGAAGAAATGGTTGATCTATTGCGCTCACGTGCAAAAGACGCATTAACCACTAAAGCACTTAAAACGGAAGAAAGCTTAGATGGCGCAGAGCCAGCTGAAGACTTACTTACGCTTGAAGGCTTAGAACGTCATTTAGCATTTGTTATGGCAAGCAAAGGTGTAATTACACTTGAAGACTTAGCTGAGCAAGGTATTGATGAATTAGTGGATATTACAGAACTATCACCTGAAAAAGCAGGTGAGCTGATTATGGCTGCACGTAACATTTGTTGGTTTGCAGACGAGTAA
- the rpsO gene encoding 30S ribosomal protein S15: MSLSNQEKIDIIAKFARAEGDTGSPEVQVALLTFDINKLQGHFADHKHDFHSRRGLLRKVSQRRKLLDYLKGKDITRYTALIKELGLRR, translated from the coding sequence ATGTCACTAAGCAATCAAGAAAAAATCGATATCATTGCTAAATTCGCACGTGCTGAAGGCGACACTGGTTCACCTGAAGTACAAGTAGCATTACTTACTTTTGATATCAACAAGCTTCAAGGTCACTTTGCTGATCACAAGCATGACTTCCATTCACGTCGTGGTCTGCTTCGCAAAGTTAGCCAACGTCGTAAATTGCTTGATTACCTTAAAGGTAAAGACATCACGCGTTATACTGCGTTAATCAAAGAACTTGGCCTACGTCGCTAA
- the rbfA gene encoding 30S ribosome-binding factor RbfA codes for MREFSRTDRVAQQIQKEIAVILQREIKDPRLGMVTVSAVEVSRDLSYAKIFITVFNTQDDNAAKQSANVLNEATGYIRSLLGKRIRARIMPELKFLVDNSLMEGMRISNLVDSIIREDNAKHVADETDVEDSTDHEDDVTNSEDETKHVDIDTDSEEGTNTDGKAQ; via the coding sequence ATGAGAGAATTTTCTCGTACAGATCGTGTTGCTCAGCAAATTCAAAAAGAAATTGCGGTAATTTTACAACGCGAAATAAAAGATCCACGCTTAGGTATGGTGACAGTGTCAGCGGTAGAAGTATCGCGCGATTTATCTTATGCGAAAATATTCATTACGGTATTTAATACGCAAGATGATAATGCAGCGAAGCAAAGTGCAAACGTACTTAACGAAGCGACCGGTTATATCCGCTCGTTACTAGGTAAGCGTATTCGTGCACGTATTATGCCTGAGTTAAAGTTTTTAGTTGATAACTCACTAATGGAAGGTATGCGTATATCTAACTTAGTTGATTCCATTATTCGCGAAGACAACGCTAAACATGTTGCAGATGAAACAGATGTTGAAGACAGCACTGATCATGAAGATGACGTAACTAACAGCGAAGATGAGACTAAGCACGTAGATATTGATACAGATAGCGAAGAAGGCACTAATACAGATGGCAAAGCGCAGTAA
- the nlpI gene encoding lipoprotein NlpI: protein MTLKHLALASFTILSLSACQSTSKAESMPIVNVPFTAPLASDFRSEIAIARYSELLNRVDLSPEQQAKLYYDRGVLFDSLGMTTLSRIDFNRAVKLKPDLAEVYNFLGIQHTLMQQYEKAYELFDSALELNEEHEYAYLNRGIALYYGDRAELAQNDFNEFLARSPNDPYRVLWLFLAQAQDDKVKALSVLKTNAKALDESQWAYQLIALYLGDISEHDFLSVISDGVKSEQEYAQRLCEAYFYLAKSHQAAGNINLAADYFKLALATNVHEFIEYKYARLELELMTGVDES from the coding sequence ATGACACTCAAACATTTAGCCTTGGCATCTTTTACTATTTTGTCTTTAAGCGCGTGCCAAAGCACTTCAAAAGCTGAGTCAATGCCGATTGTTAATGTGCCTTTTACTGCGCCTCTCGCCTCTGATTTTAGAAGTGAAATTGCAATTGCACGTTATTCAGAGCTACTAAATAGAGTAGATCTAAGCCCTGAGCAACAAGCAAAACTTTATTATGATCGGGGTGTATTATTTGACAGTTTAGGCATGACCACGTTGTCGCGAATTGACTTTAATCGTGCTGTTAAATTAAAACCAGATTTAGCCGAGGTGTATAATTTTTTAGGTATTCAACATACCTTAATGCAGCAGTATGAAAAAGCCTATGAACTTTTTGATTCAGCCCTTGAGCTTAACGAAGAACATGAATATGCGTATTTAAATCGTGGTATTGCACTGTACTATGGCGACAGAGCAGAGCTTGCACAAAACGATTTTAATGAGTTTTTAGCGCGCTCTCCAAACGATCCTTACCGTGTGTTATGGCTTTTTTTAGCGCAAGCACAGGATGATAAAGTTAAAGCACTTAGTGTGCTTAAAACCAATGCTAAAGCACTTGATGAATCGCAATGGGCGTATCAGTTAATTGCGCTTTACCTGGGCGATATTAGCGAACATGATTTTTTATCTGTTATTAGTGATGGGGTTAAATCAGAGCAAGAATACGCACAGCGATTATGCGAGGCTTACTTTTATTTGGCAAAATCGCATCAAGCAGCAGGTAATATTAATTTAGCCGCTGATTATTTTAAGCTGGCACTGGCTACCAACGTGCATGAGTTTATTGAATATAAATATGCGCGATTAGAACTTGAGCTGATGACAGGTGTTGACGAAAGCTAA
- the pnp gene encoding polyribonucleotide nucleotidyltransferase — MQAIIKEFQLGQHTVTLETGAIARQADGAVLASIGDTSVLVTVVGKREAQPGQDFFPLTVNYQERMYAAGRIPGGFLKREGRPNDGETLIARLIDRPIRPLFPSGFVNEVQVIATVVSVNPEIQPDMVALIGTSAALAISGIPFSGPIGATRVGYIDGEYVLNPTLKELEESKLDLVVAGTDNAVLMVESEADVLAEDIMLGAVVYGHEQAQAIITAIKEFKAEAGKPTWDWTAPAKNVSLEEKVASIAADKVGEAYRITDKVARKEALGVAKDEVVAVLTSELAEGESLDKQEIGKIFGSLEKKIVRGRIAAGEKRIDGREPDMIRALDVMTGVLPRTHGSAIFTRGETQALVTATLGTERDSQLIDDLTGTHKNHFMLNYNFPPFCVGETGFVGSPKRREIGHGNLAKRGIAAVMPTLTEFPYSIRVVSEITESNGSSSMASVCGTSLALMNAGVPIKASVAGIAMGLVKEDDKFVVLSDILGDEDHLGDMDFKVAGTAGGITALQMDIKIEGITQEIMQIALKQAKAARLHILEVMDKAISAPSEELSQFAPRIYTMKIPQKKIAEVIGKGGATIRQLTEETGTTIEIGDDGTIKIAATDGESAANAISRIEQLTAELEVGTIYEGKVVRIVDFGAFVNILPGKDGLVHISQISTERVNNVTDHLSEGQEVKVKVLEVDRQGRVRLSIKEAMESAAPAADAPTDA, encoded by the coding sequence GTGCAAGCAATTATTAAAGAATTTCAACTAGGTCAACACACAGTGACACTAGAAACTGGTGCAATCGCTCGTCAAGCAGACGGCGCTGTACTTGCAAGCATTGGCGACACTTCAGTACTTGTTACTGTTGTTGGTAAACGTGAAGCGCAACCAGGCCAAGACTTTTTCCCACTAACAGTTAACTACCAAGAGCGTATGTACGCTGCTGGTCGTATCCCTGGTGGTTTCTTAAAGCGCGAAGGTCGTCCTAACGATGGCGAAACACTTATTGCACGTCTTATTGACCGTCCAATTCGTCCACTTTTCCCAAGTGGTTTTGTAAACGAAGTACAAGTTATTGCTACTGTTGTTTCTGTTAACCCTGAAATTCAACCTGATATGGTTGCGTTAATTGGTACTTCAGCTGCACTTGCTATCTCTGGTATTCCGTTCAGTGGTCCAATTGGTGCTACTCGCGTTGGTTACATCGACGGCGAATACGTACTAAACCCAACACTAAAAGAGCTAGAAGAAAGCAAGCTAGACTTAGTTGTTGCTGGTACTGATAACGCAGTATTAATGGTTGAGTCAGAAGCAGACGTACTTGCAGAAGACATTATGCTAGGTGCGGTTGTTTATGGCCATGAGCAAGCTCAAGCGATCATTACAGCAATTAAAGAATTTAAAGCAGAAGCAGGCAAGCCTACTTGGGATTGGACTGCACCAGCTAAAAACGTATCACTTGAAGAAAAAGTAGCGTCTATTGCTGCTGATAAAGTGGGCGAAGCTTACCGCATTACAGATAAAGTAGCGCGTAAAGAAGCACTTGGCGTAGCTAAAGATGAAGTTGTTGCTGTATTAACAAGCGAACTTGCTGAAGGCGAGTCTTTAGATAAGCAAGAAATTGGTAAAATCTTCGGTTCACTTGAGAAGAAAATCGTTCGTGGCCGTATCGCTGCTGGCGAAAAGCGTATCGATGGTCGTGAACCAGATATGATTCGTGCACTTGACGTAATGACTGGCGTATTACCGCGTACTCACGGTTCTGCTATCTTTACTCGTGGCGAAACTCAAGCACTTGTAACAGCTACACTTGGTACAGAGCGTGATTCACAGTTAATCGACGATTTAACTGGCACGCATAAAAACCACTTTATGCTTAACTACAACTTCCCTCCTTTTTGTGTAGGCGAAACTGGTTTTGTTGGTTCTCCTAAGCGTCGTGAAATCGGCCATGGTAACCTTGCTAAGCGTGGTATTGCAGCAGTAATGCCAACATTGACTGAATTCCCATATTCAATCCGTGTAGTATCTGAAATCACTGAATCAAACGGTTCATCTTCAATGGCTTCTGTGTGTGGTACTTCACTTGCACTTATGAATGCTGGTGTACCAATTAAAGCGTCTGTTGCGGGTATCGCAATGGGTCTAGTTAAAGAAGACGATAAGTTTGTTGTACTTTCTGACATCTTAGGTGATGAAGATCACTTAGGCGACATGGACTTTAAAGTTGCGGGTACTGCTGGCGGTATTACAGCACTACAAATGGACATTAAGATTGAAGGTATCACTCAAGAAATCATGCAAATTGCGCTTAAACAAGCAAAAGCTGCACGTTTACATATCTTAGAAGTGATGGACAAAGCAATTTCTGCACCGTCTGAAGAGCTTTCTCAGTTTGCTCCACGTATTTATACTATGAAGATCCCACAGAAGAAAATCGCTGAAGTTATTGGTAAAGGTGGCGCAACAATTCGTCAACTTACTGAAGAAACTGGCACAACGATTGAAATCGGTGATGATGGCACAATCAAAATTGCAGCAACTGACGGCGAAAGCGCAGCAAATGCAATTAGCCGCATTGAGCAATTAACTGCTGAGCTTGAAGTAGGTACTATTTACGAAGGTAAAGTTGTACGTATTGTTGATTTTGGTGCGTTTGTAAATATTCTTCCTGGTAAAGATGGTCTAGTACATATTTCGCAAATTAGTACTGAGCGTGTTAATAACGTGACTGATCACCTTTCTGAAGGTCAAGAAGTTAAAGTTAAAGTACTAGAAGTAGACCGCCAAGGCCGTGTACGTCTAAGTATTAAAGAAGCAATGGAATCTGCAGCACCTGCAGCTGATGCGCCAACTGACGCATAA